GTTTCAACATCACTGCCATCTTCCTACCGACTCCAACATAACCTCGCACATTGTTGTTAGTTGTCtgtgaagtctcagcgctcctccgCAGGGTTCATCCGCCCGGTAtgactgctgtcggctctgtataggctttaaatggcctgttacaggtcctaacagtggtttattttaaaatatccaaaaaaagtcaataaaatttaaatctttaaatgatcatatgttattaaaatattgtgatctgCTTTTAactgcatccactggtcagcagtaaaTGCCAGATTTGGGTAGTCTTGTACAAAGGGTATCActgaaaaccaacattttaggtggaaattcctgGGTCATCCTACATATTAGCATATATGGTATTTTGTATTCTAACCTAAAGTTAGAAAGATTGTGTAAATTGAAGTGTTTGGAAAGCTGTGCATAACAGACACTGGGAATGGATATGTTCTTGCCATGTAATATTTTTCTccactttatttgtttgtaatgtgtcatattttattttttttctgtcaattctctcttttgcagtgtatcttcccttctcattaaatctttttctataattactatttctttttctaactgttctatttctcaattatattttttaatcttGGTCATATAACTAaatatttgtcctctaataaaggctttcattACATCCCATTAAATAAATTTATCTGTCATagaatttgtatttatttcaaaatatattttgatttgttgttcaatatattctccgaaatcttgcctttttaacaatatagggtagacctcaacaatgaagacgcagtttacacccggtaccgcacagatggcagtctcttcaatctgaggcgcctgcaagctcacaccaagataaaagagcaacttgtccgtgaactactctttgcagacgatgccgctttagttgcccattcagagccagctcttcagcgcttgacgtcctgttttgtggaaactgccaaaatgtttggcctggaagtcagcctgaagaaaattgaggtcctccatcagccagcaccccaccatgactaccagccccccccccacatctccatcgggcacacaaaactcaaaacggtcaaccagtttacctatctcggctgcaccatttcatcggatgcaaggatcgacaacgagatagacaacagactcgccaaggcaaatagcgcctttggaagactacacaaaagagtctggaaaaacaaccaactgaaaaacctcacaaagataagcgtatacagagccgttgtcatacccacactcctgtttggctccgaatcatgggtcctctaccggcatcacctacagctcctagaacgcttccaccagcgttgtctccgctccatcctcaatattcattggagcgctttcatccctaacatcgaagtactcgagatggcagaggccgacagcatcgaatccacgctgctgaagatccaactgcgctgggtaggtcacgtctccagaatggaggaccatcgccttcccaagattgtgttatatggcaagctctccactggccaccgaaacagaggtgcaccaaagaagaggtataaggactgcctaaagaaagctcttggtgactgccacattgaccattgccagtgggctgatatcgcctcaaaccgtgcatcttggcgcctcacagttcggcgggcagcaatctcttttgaagaagaccgcagagcacacctcactgtcaaaaggcaaaggaggaaagacccaacacccaaccccaaccaaccaattttcccttgcaaccgctgcaactttgtctgcctgtcccgcattgaacttgacagccacaaacgagcctgcagctgacgtggacattacctctccataaatcttcgtccgcgaagccaagccaaagaaagaaaaaaaaatgtttttggtgGAATATTCTCATTAAAATATGACCAACTGATTCTGACAaagaaacaagttcaaatggtattttcttatgaattaaaattgcccctcctcttgcttttgaattaaaggaagatgaagatacatgtccaacccagtccctcttcaatttcaaatgttctttttcggttAAATTAGTCTctgcaaaaaagcaatgtcaactttcatcttttttatataagctaaAACACGTTttctttaattggattatttaaactCTGAACATTAAACATTGCAAAATTTATATTAGACATCAAAGTAAAACTCAaacaacaaatacaaaaaaaaccccttaactttctatcccttctactaactaaaaaaaaacttaaaactcCCCTTAAAAGCCCCCCCTTTCTTTCTATCTCTTCTAATAATTCAAAAAGATTTAATCTTAAAGCTTCCCTTGATAAATGATCACTAAACAAAACAGCACTAcaaagtagtaactccccacttaGCTGGGTGTGGACAGAAATAAATCACCCCCACAGGTGGCAGATGACTTTGGAAAGCTTCAGCGACCTCTCTTTCCTCAATCGGACTCGTAAAATGATAAGTCTAAATTCCCATTGATTTTAATCCCAAAACTTGTTccagatcatcaatatcaatcaagctcTTTGACGGATTCCCATTCTTGTTTCCATTCTTCTTCTCAGATATCCTCCTCTGAGGTGAAGTGTGCCTTTCAACAGCCCTATCAGGCAGAGAATTAGCAAAGGTTAAAGCATcataatcattctcaaaaaacagtcattgaaaattaccataaaaaattttcaatactgcaggatatctaaaagaaaatttataaccctttctccaaagcacctctttagcagaattaaactctttacgtctcctaataatttcttgactcagatctgaatagaaaaaaaaccttatttcccCGTACCATCATCGGGAATTGATATCTACACGCATTCTGAactgctactctcaaaatagtttAGCTATCTTGATATTTTAGACAGCGAATCAAAACAGCTCGTGGTGGTTGACCTGGATCTGGTTTACTCCTTAAAGCCCAATGAGCCCtatccaactccaaaccttctggaaaaaactcCAATCCCAATGCCTcagaaatcaatttttaaataaaaattattgaATCTGAACCCTCGATTCCTtcaggaattcccactattttaacattatttcgatgactttgattttccagagaGTCTGTCTTAAATAAATCTTCCTTCTGAATCTCCCGTCCAACGAAAGAATCtttcactttctctattttttgtttattacattctacttggtccttacaaacttgaaaggcaccttccattttcttaaaattatcttgaactgtgtccaccaaattcaaacatttattgacatcACCTTTAACAGCAAAAATGTCCTTTTTAAGAGAAGAAACTTCAtcagaaatattattcattttttcagttatattcataaatccatgttccaTCTGAGTAGATATTTGTGTTGACATATTGCCCATTTGATGTGCCATTGATCTCAAAACAGTAAAAACAGCTTCAAAGTTAGTGTCctctccttgaggcctaccttgttTCTCTTCAACAACAATCAACGATTCTTCTTCCAATTCTTTTAATTCAGCCTTCGATTTAACCTTGCTTCTGGTCTGGACCCCTACAGGTCCAGACCCAATTTGTTCAGAATGCCACTGACCCTCACCGACAACCCAGACCTTATCCAGTAACTCCCGGACCCGTGACGCATCGCGCATGCCTGGCAACACAGAGGTCCGTGCATGCACGTCTTCCAACATGCTGCCCTGAATCTCCATGCCGCCGGGACCCACAGCAGCACCACGCGTTGGGTCTGTCGTGGACTCCAGTGATTCTGCAGCGCTCCCgacaaatgaagaaaaataattggTAGCCCGGCGCCATCTTGTGGTGGCACCAGGGTAATACTCAGCTGGGCTGGAGTCCTTTGTTGCTTGGGTGGCTATCCAGTCGACTCCAAGGATTCCATTTGATAAGTAGGCCTCACTTCTTCTAAACTTTTAAAGTGAAGTTTCTTCTGAATTTGTGTCTTCAATTTCTTTGTATTAGCTGCCATTACAGTCTTTAAACATTCAGATAACTTCCAAAcaaacttttaaaacttttctgaGTGTTTAAATTCAGGTATTTTTTAGTCCAACTGGGGAAATATGGAATTACAGTTCTTCCTCCTTTTCCATCAGGCCACACCCCCCTGGAATATTCTCTAAATCTATTGTCATCAATAAGGGTGAGTAGTCAGGTAATAATTTTGCTTTATattcgttttttttttaactcttccttgaatctgGGCTgaaaaaaacatatcaatcctagaataggttttgtgtctgtttgagtaatatgaataatctctttcttttggatgttgttttctccatatgcCAATTATTTTCATATCATGCattgaatttaatgtaaatttggcTGCTTTATTATTTATATTTGTCTTCCCAATTTTATCTATCAATGGGTCtaagttaaaattaaaatctccccctaaTAAAATGTGTCCCTATGTGTctgccatttttaaaaagatgttttgcataaattcctgtgcataaatattcatcgttccaaaattctgaataaatctggcatttcatcattacatatctacccACTGGGTCTGTTATTACTTCATTTTTCTTAATTGGTTGATTTTTATGAATTAATATAGTAACTTCCCTGGCTTTTGAGTTGTATGATGATGCTACTACATgaccaacccagtctctctttaatttgcgGTGTtctaattcagttaaatgtgattCTTGTGTAAATGCTGTATCTATTCTCTCTTTTCTAAATAATGTCagcaacttttttttctcttaatttgattgtggattcctttaatattaatagtcatatagtttaacgTACTCATCTTTTTGAGTTCTCTTCCAGTTCTTTAAAATCTCCATCTCTCTTCttttaaaattagtttttaaattgaTCTTATTCTTTACTGTATATGACAACACAACTGAtaagaaattaataaaaatttaattgAATAGTACTATTTGAAAAAAACATTGACTTCCCCTTAACTGAGTTGTCTTTGCCGCTTCGAAAGACAAGCACGCTCCCTTTTCTATTTGGGTTGTGGTGTTAACTGCAAATCTTGACAGATTTCgtggtaaataattttttttccctttccttttctttttcccaaccctcccccagagaaaataatatatatatatatatttaaatataacaaagcttttttttaactttaaatgtgtatattcaattttttaatattttaacttatttatatacatttatcttaataatctttttaatatttattttattcatcTTCTTGTTGTTTATTTGATAGTCGGTTTGCAAAGTGATAAGTTTCTTCTGGGTTTGAAAATAATCTGTTTTGTTTACCAGGGTAAACTTTTAACACTGCTGAATATTGCAatacaaatttataaccttttttccataatatattttttgctgaattaaactctttttgtttctttaaaaGATCAAAACTAATGTCTGGATAAAATACATGTTCTGGtggttctttattttctttcactttttttcttgccaATTCCAGTATTTTCTCCTTTAATAGTTTTATTAGTATGGAGTGTGGTTGCTTATttggttgtggttgtggttttggTGCCaatgctctatgggctctttcaattttTACCTCTTCTTTAAATTCTTCCACTCCCAAGATCtatgggatccatctttttataaatcctttaacGTCTGTTGCTTCTTGGCCTTCCTTTACGCCCGctttgttttttgattttttttaaaatttcactggGGTTGGTTGGTTTTTCATGACCATTACTCCATCCGTGAcgtcacccccccacccacccccccggaCTAAATATTATTTGATGCACTTCTGAAATGTACTCACTGACAAAAATCacttttttgtttctctcatcTCTTCACATGAGAGATGAATACTGAGCCAAACCTATTTACAGTTGTTCAATGCATAGTTTACAGTAATCTTTAGAAACATGACTTTAATCATATTTACTTTGTAGGGCTTGAATGTTGTGGTCCTGGTAACATGTATTGGCAGAAAAATTCTAAACGATAAAACAAGGATTTTAGGGTATCTGCAAAttgagacattttttaaaaaacgtaCAGAATGCATTCTCTAAGTTAAATATTGTATTTGAAATCTTTAAACAACCataaatacaaaataatttgAATATTTTCCATCAAATGGGCCTCTGACTGAATTGGTTAATGTAAGCAATAGAGAGAAGATTTCATGGTGAAATCTAATTTTATTGTTCGCATTTCCAGAAATATTCTTGGAAATTGTGAAGGTAGTTAAAAGGCAATTTCTGATCATTTTAAGCAGAATGAAATGAAGTGATTCAATTATTCATGGACTCTCTATAAGTTATCACCTGATTGAATTATTAAGTTTACTGCAGCTTTCATTCAGTTGAATTTTCAGTGATCAGTGTGGAAAAGGAAATAAGGATAGAAATGAATGGGAAGTGCACAACTATCTGAACTAATGGTCACTGGTCACAGGTTATTCATCAGGTTATTCACCAATTTACAATGGCAGCTTGCTCTTCACAGGATGGAAATGGCTCACAAtcctgaggggggaaaaaaaatatacatcttgaaatgaattttattcctaaaaataataaataaatgattATAAAATGAAAAATACTTGATACAACTTGAAATGAaaaatacacccccccccccaccatgtctcAAAACAATTGCCCTTCGTATATACTGTATACTCTTCCCTTCCGATGGATGCTGCGTGTCCTTGCTGGGTTTCCTCCGGCATGTGTCCATTGCACTCAACctcagtgtctgaagactttatTGTTTTCAAAAGATCCTCTTGAGATCTATTAAGCAACGGAGAGGGTGGGTTAAGGAGTGGAGATGTCTCTGAAAAGGTGACCATGAGGATAAACTGTttatccacattccaaagatgtacgggggTTGGTAAgttattggtcacatgggtaggtatatttgggtggcacaggcttgtggggcagaagggcctggttccatgctgtatctctaaattatatataatttttagcAGAATCTTGAAGGACAATGTCTTGAGCGTAAATTAGGTAGAATTGGGCTAGtgtacacatgcactgaaattcttacttgctgcagccaaacatgtcattgattttttttaaaaaagactgcaATAGAAAACATGAATTgaactaaatttagacatacaggccatttcggcccatgagtctgtaccgcccaatttacactccatcaacctacacccccggtatgttttgaatggagggaggaaaccagaagccccggggaaaacccatgcaggcatgaggagaatgtacaaattccttatagaccgTGTGGATTTCGAACTCAAGTCCAGATCGGTGGTGCTGTAAAAGCGCTGCTCCAACCATGCCACCAATAAATCCAAAAGATAGAgaggtaataaatattcagttagcttcgtgcaagtttttttttaaaaaggtgactTTGCAGGCAATCCACTTGTGGTGGTGTGGTTAAGAGGCTGATAGGTGTTGGCAAGAAACCTCGTTGTGCTGGTCTTCTGCCTGAAGGCAAcagagagaagaggttgtg
This genomic window from Narcine bancroftii isolate sNarBan1 chromosome 3, sNarBan1.hap1, whole genome shotgun sequence contains:
- the LOC138758000 gene encoding uncharacterized protein isoform X4; protein product: MEIQGSMLEDVHARTSVLPGMRDASRVRELLDKVWVVGEGQWHSEQIGSGPVGVQTRSKVKSKAELKELEEESLIVVEEKQGRPQGEDTNFEAVFTVLRSMAHQMGNMSTQISTQMEHGFMNITEKMNNISDEVSSLKKDIFAVKGLLKGTLHLRGGYLRRRMETRMGIRQRA